The genome window CCTGGTTGTCGCCCGGGGGCGGCTGGGTGTCGGGGCCGGTGGCGCCGGGCAGCGGCTGGTTCTCCGCGTCCTGCGTCTCGGGTCGCTGCGATGCCGGGTGGACCGTCTCCTCGCTCATGGCTCCACCCTGCGGCCGTCGTCCGGGCACCGCCACCCGAGGGCGGCGGGACCCGGCGACGTGCCTGCGGGTGTCCTCCGCCGCGCGTCAGCCGCCGACGACCCCGCACGCGATGCGGTCACCGGAGTCACCGGTCTTGAGCGTGTCCGCGTCCGGGCCGTTCGGCGCGTACCGCTCGGGGATGTTCGCGAAGTTGTCCGGACCGGCGTGCACCATGACCGCCGTGCCGTCGTCGTCCATGAGCTCCTCGAGCGTCACGGCGTCCGTGGACGCGGTCAGGCGCCCCGCACCCGTGGAGTCGACGAGCAGCGACGGCAGGTCCCCCTGGTGCGCGGCGTGGTCTGCCACGTCCGCGCCGAGGTGGCCACCGGCGGACAGGAAGTCCCCGACCTTCGCCGGGTCGGTCGGGTCCGGGCTGTCCGGCTCGCACACGCCGATCGTGTGCAGGTGGAAGCCGTGGAAGCCGGGCGGCAGGTCACCGGCGGCGACCTCGATCTCGAGCGCGCCGTCGTCGTCGTCGAGCCACACCGTGCCGACCTCGCCGCCGTCCGGGTCGACGAGCATCACCTCGGTGCCGTCGTCGTCCTCGTCGGTCATGGCCGGCGTCGTCGCCTCCTGCTGGTTCATCACCGGGTCGTCCTGCTCCTCGCCTGACGCGCTGCAGGCCGCGAGCGCCGCGGCCGCGGCGACGGCGACGGTCGCCGCCCTGAGAGTCCCTCGCATCGTGCCCCCCGGATGTCGGTGCTCGGTCCTCCTCCACGGTACGAAACGTCCGGAGCGGGCGCCCGGCGAGCGCGGGACGCCTCGCGCCCCGGGGGCCGCGCACGTCAGCGGAAGCGTGCCGCAAACTGGCCCGGCGTGAGCCCCGTGACCCGGCGGAAGTCGCGCGTGAAGTGCGGCTGGTCGGCGTAGCCGAGCTGCGCGGCGACCTGCGCCAGCGACACCTCCCCGTCCCGCAGCCGTTCGGCCGCCTCCTGCAGCCGGCGCCGCTGGATCAGCCACTTGGGGCTCAGCCCGGTCCGGCGGCGCACGAGCCGCTGCAGCGCGCGCTCGGCGATGCCGAACCGGTCGCACAGCTCCTCGACGCGCAGCAGCGCGGGGTCGTCCTCGACGGCCGCGACGAGCCGGTTGACGAGCAGCCCCTCGTCGTCGACGGGCAGGTGGGCGCGCAGCAGACCGGCGAACGCGTCCATCGCCTCCCGCTGGGCACCTGGCCGTTCTGGGCCCGCCGCCATCGCCGCCCTCACCTGCTCCGCGAGCCGGTCACCGGCCGCCCCGAGCACGTCGCCGAGCTCCTCCGCCCGGTCGGTCCACCGGTCGACCGGGCCGCCCGTCAGCAGCGCACCCGCCGCGGGCTGCAGCATCAGCCCGACCGCCCAGCCCGACCCGCTCAACGTCGTCGTCGCCAGCCCCGACACCACCCCGGAGAAGCGCGCGTAGTGCGGCGCGACGACCATGAGGCACACCGGGTACTGCAGCACCTGCTGGTGCGACTCCGCCCCGGCCGGGACGTCCCAGACCGGGATCCAGAACCGGCGCGCGAGGTCCGCCAGGTCGTCCGGCACCGCGTGCCGGTGGATCCGCCACGTCCGGTCCGTGGGGTCGACGAGGTGCGCACGCTCGACGGGGTCGAGCCCCGTGACGGCTTTCATCAATCCCCGCCTCCCCCACCGCACCTACCGTCGGAGGATGACGACCTCCACGACCCACCCTGCACCCGACCTCCGACAGCTCACCGCGGCGTTCGGCGCCGTGTGCGACCGGCTCCCCGCGGACGCCTGGGCCCGCCCGTCCCCGTGCGAGGGCTGGACCGCGCGCGACGTCGTGCGCCACGTGGTCGACACCGAGCGCGACTTCCTCGACCAGCGCGGCGTCCCGCTCGCCCCGATCGACCTCGGCGGGGACCCGGCCGCCGTGTGGCGGACGCACGCCGCGGCGCTCGCCGACGCGCTGGCCGACCCGGCCGTCGGCGGGCTCGAGTACGACGGGCACTTCGGGCGCACCACCGTCGCGGAGTCCCTGCTGCGGTTCTACGGCTTCGACCTCGTCGTGCACCGCTGGGACGTCGCCACCGCGGCGGGCCTCGACGAGCGGTTCACCGACCAGGAGCTGGCCTTCGTGGAGGCGTGCGCCGCGGGCTTCGGCGAGACGCTGTACACCGAGGGCATCTGCCGCCCCGCGCTCGACGTGCCGGCGGACACCGACCGGCAGACCCGCGTGCTGGCGCTCGTGGGGCGGCGCGCGGCAGGCTGAGGCGCTGCCGACGTCGCCACCCGGGAGGACCACGATGCCGTCACCCGCCGACGAGGTGCCGATCACCCCCGACGTCGTCGCCGCGCTGCTCGCCGAGCAGCACCCGGACCTGGCGCACCTGCCGCTGGGACGTCGGTACGCAGGCTGGGACATGGCGATGTACCGGCTGGGCGAGGACCTCGCTGTCCGGCTGCCGCGCCGGGCGGCCGCGGTCGGGTCGATGGCGACCGAGCTGCGGTGGGTGCGGGAGCTGGGGACGGCATGGACGTTCCCGACCCAGCAGGTCGTGCGGGCCGGTGAGCCCGGAGCCGCGTACCCGTGGCCCTGGGCCGTCGTGACCTGGCTGCCGGGCGCGACCGCCGCCGAGGTGCCGCTGGACGCGTCCGCCGGCGCGGACCTGGGGCGCGCCCTCACGCAGGTCCACGTGCCGGCCGCGCCCGACGCGCCGTACAACGACGAGCAGTCGGTCCCGCTGTCCGCGCGGGTCCACGTCGTGCTGCGGTCGCTCGCGCACGTCGAGGAGCACGCACCCGCCCGTGGCCTGCGCCTGGACCGCGAGCGCGCCGAGCGCCTGTGGGCCGACGCCCTGGCCGCGCCCGTCGACGTGCCGCGCACGTGGATCCACGCGGACCTGCACCCGTACAACCTGCTGAGCGTCGAAGGTCGCTTCGCCGGCGTCCTCGACTGGGCGGACATCGCCGAGGGCGACCGCGCCACGGACCTCGGGTTCCTGTGGCTCGTGCTGCCGGCGGCCGGGGTGCGGGCGGCGTTCGACGCGTACGGCGGGCTGTCCGACGCCACGACCGCGCGGGCGCACGGCACAGGGCTCGCGCTGGCCGCAGGCTGGGTCCAGTGGGACGAGACGACGACGCGCGAGATCGGCTGGCGCGCGCTCACGGAGCTGGGCGTCCTGCGCCCGGCCTGACGACAGGACTGGATCACTCTCTCACGGGAGGGTGAGCACCCCTCCCTGGGGGCGAGAGAGCAATCCAGCACCCCCCGGCCCGCCGGCCGCGGCGGCGGCTGACGCGTCGACGTCCCCCAAGAGCCTCGTCCCGGGACGGTCGTGCTGCCAGGATCGAGCGCATGACGACCGACGACTGCATCTTCTGCCGCATCGCCGAGCACCCGCTCGACTCCTCGGTCGTGCACGAGTCCGTTACGGTCCTGGCGATCATGGACATCGACCCGGTGACGCCGGGGCACGTCCTGGTCCTGCCCCGCGCGCACCTGCCGGCGCTCGCGGACCTCGACGACGACCTCGGGGCGGAGATGTTCGCCGTCGCGCGGTCCGTCGCCGCCGCGCTGCGACGCTCGCCGCTGCGGTCCGAGGGCGTGAACCTGTTCTACGCCGACGGCGAGGCCGCGTTCCAGGAGGTCTTCCACTCCCACCTGCACGTGTTCCCGCGGTTCGCCGACGACGGCTTCACCCTCGGGGCCCGATGGGGCTCGCACCCCTCACGCGCGGAGCTCGACGCGAACGCCGCGACCCTGCGTGCGGAGCTCGCCCGGCCCCGCCCGGCCGAAGCGTGACCTGCCCGCAACACGCCTGACACACCCGCCTCGTAACGTCACCGCACCGCACCCGTGGACACGGCGCGCGCACGGCGTCACGCTGTGTCCACCCGGCTCACGAGGCCGCGCGATTCGCCGCACCGACAGGCGCACGGCAGGACGGACGCACGCGAGGAGGCCGGGATGTTCGACCACGTCGACCCGTTCATCGGCACCGACGCGACCGACCTGCCCACGCCCGGCGGCCTCGCGGCGACGTGGTGGTCGCCCAAGCCGCAGGTGGGCAACACGCACCCGGGCGCGACGTACCCGTTCGGGATGGTGTCGGCGTGCGCGTACTCGGGGGCGTATCCGACGGGCTACGGCCGGTACGACCTGTCGACCGAGGGCCTGCCACCGGTCCTGCACGACCGGCTCGTGGCCAGCGGGTTCACGCACTTCCAGCAGTCCGGCACGGGCGCAATCCGCAAGTACTACAACTACTTCCGCGTCACGCCGATGATCTCGCCGCTCGACGACCTCGGCCGCACCTGGGAGATCGTCGACGAGGAGGCGCAGCCCGGGTACTACGCGGCGACGCTCGAGTCCGGCATCCGCGCCGAGATCACGGTCGGCCCGAAGTCCGCGGTCCACCGGTACACGTTCCCCGCCCACCACGACGCCCGGCTCGTCATCGACTTCTCGCTCGGTGGGCTCGACATCCCGTACGGGCGGACCATCCCCCTGCGCGCCCACCTGGGCTCGGTGAGCCCCGGGTGCGCGGAGGGCGAGATCGTCGTCGAGGGCGCGCCGCTGGCCGTGCGCGTCGAGTGCGACGCGCAGCACTGGCGGCAGCTGCTCTGGTACGACCGGCGCCTCATGCCCGGCGGCACGCGCCTCGACTTCGACCGCATCCGGCCCACGACCCTGCGGCCGTTCGGCCTCATGTGGGCGGGGCCGACCGAGCCGGGGCAGGTCGTCGAGCTGCGGTTCGGGTTCTCCCTGCGTGGCGTCGACCAGGCGGCCGAGACCCTCGAGCGCGAGTGCGGCCCGGACCCGCGGCGGTCCTTCGAGCGGCGGCGCGACACGACGCAGGCCGTGTGGCGCGAGCACCTCGGCAAGGTGCAGGTCGACACCCCGTCGTCGGACAAGGCGACGGTGTTCGGCACCGCGCTCTACCACTCCCTCATCAAGCCGTGCCTCGCGCCCGACGAGTCCCCGTTCTGGCCCACGCCCGGCCCGTTCGCGTTCGACCTGTCGACCATGTGGGACATCTACCGCACGCACCTGCCGCTCATGACGGCGCTGTTCCCGGACCGGGCCGTCGAGCTCGCGAACGC of Cellulomonas dongxiuzhuiae contains these proteins:
- a CDS encoding aminoglycoside phosphotransferase family protein, with protein sequence MPSPADEVPITPDVVAALLAEQHPDLAHLPLGRRYAGWDMAMYRLGEDLAVRLPRRAAAVGSMATELRWVRELGTAWTFPTQQVVRAGEPGAAYPWPWAVVTWLPGATAAEVPLDASAGADLGRALTQVHVPAAPDAPYNDEQSVPLSARVHVVLRSLAHVEEHAPARGLRLDRERAERLWADALAAPVDVPRTWIHADLHPYNLLSVEGRFAGVLDWADIAEGDRATDLGFLWLVLPAAGVRAAFDAYGGLSDATTARAHGTGLALAAGWVQWDETTTREIGWRALTELGVLRPA
- a CDS encoding HIT family protein, giving the protein MTTDDCIFCRIAEHPLDSSVVHESVTVLAIMDIDPVTPGHVLVLPRAHLPALADLDDDLGAEMFAVARSVAAALRRSPLRSEGVNLFYADGEAAFQEVFHSHLHVFPRFADDGFTLGARWGSHPSRAELDANAATLRAELARPRPAEA
- a CDS encoding TIGR03086 family metal-binding protein → MTTSTTHPAPDLRQLTAAFGAVCDRLPADAWARPSPCEGWTARDVVRHVVDTERDFLDQRGVPLAPIDLGGDPAAVWRTHAAALADALADPAVGGLEYDGHFGRTTVAESLLRFYGFDLVVHRWDVATAAGLDERFTDQELAFVEACAAGFGETLYTEGICRPALDVPADTDRQTRVLALVGRRAAG
- a CDS encoding glycoside hydrolase domain-containing protein — translated: MFDHVDPFIGTDATDLPTPGGLAATWWSPKPQVGNTHPGATYPFGMVSACAYSGAYPTGYGRYDLSTEGLPPVLHDRLVASGFTHFQQSGTGAIRKYYNYFRVTPMISPLDDLGRTWEIVDEEAQPGYYAATLESGIRAEITVGPKSAVHRYTFPAHHDARLVIDFSLGGLDIPYGRTIPLRAHLGSVSPGCAEGEIVVEGAPLAVRVECDAQHWRQLLWYDRRLMPGGTRLDFDRIRPTTLRPFGLMWAGPTEPGQVVELRFGFSLRGVDQAAETLERECGPDPRRSFERRRDTTQAVWREHLGKVQVDTPSSDKATVFGTALYHSLIKPCLAPDESPFWPTPGPFAFDLSTMWDIYRTHLPLMTALFPDRAVELANALLQIAEEEGNLPIGYRMARGADRFSRQGSALAHTFLADLCALGLPGIDWDWALVHMNDDLRRTYGEEFLLHGRTHPISHTLDLAFGYWCTAIVAGRVGDLTLVEQFGPLAARWRNAYDPATGLLVDSTYYEGGRWNYSFRLMHDMASRIALTGGDDAFTTMLDEFFGFGADPVKQPGLHPDVDEMAAGYGLHRFEGLNNEPDMEAPWAYMYAGRPDRTAQVVHDVVQQQFGTGRGGLPGNDDSGGLSSWYVWATLGLFPVAGQNLYLLNAPAWREARIDVGGRPLTVETTGFAEPEPGGPAQHVQSVHLDGVPLDRPFLTGGELHSGGRLLIGLGPEPSGWGTQHRPPSAPAPHVDVPLPRLTRP
- a CDS encoding helix-turn-helix domain-containing protein; its protein translation is MKAVTGLDPVERAHLVDPTDRTWRIHRHAVPDDLADLARRFWIPVWDVPAGAESHQQVLQYPVCLMVVAPHYARFSGVVSGLATTTLSGSGWAVGLMLQPAAGALLTGGPVDRWTDRAEELGDVLGAAGDRLAEQVRAAMAAGPERPGAQREAMDAFAGLLRAHLPVDDEGLLVNRLVAAVEDDPALLRVEELCDRFGIAERALQRLVRRRTGLSPKWLIQRRRLQEAAERLRDGEVSLAQVAAQLGYADQPHFTRDFRRVTGLTPGQFAARFR
- a CDS encoding superoxide dismutase family protein, coding for MRGTLRAATVAVAAAAALAACSASGEEQDDPVMNQQEATTPAMTDEDDDGTEVMLVDPDGGEVGTVWLDDDDGALEIEVAAGDLPPGFHGFHLHTIGVCEPDSPDPTDPAKVGDFLSAGGHLGADVADHAAHQGDLPSLLVDSTGAGRLTASTDAVTLEELMDDDGTAVMVHAGPDNFANIPERYAPNGPDADTLKTGDSGDRIACGVVGG